Below is a genomic region from Sulfitobacter sp. OXR-159.
CCTGCCAGCGGGCGATGATCCGGGCGACGAGTTGACGCCGCCGCGCTTCGGCATCCGGGCGGGTGGTGGTCTGACCTAGATAGTCATGGGCGATGGCTAGGAACCGCTGCGCGCGCTCCCAATGGGCCGAGAGATGGCCAACGTCCAGCCCGGCCACCGTCTCGGGCGAGACCCCTTCGCCCTGCATCTCGTCGATCAGGCCCGCAAGACTGTCCGACAGCGCATAAAGCGACGCGCGCGGCGCGAGATCCGGCGCGGCATCCAGTAGGCGCGACACCAGTTGAATGAGTTCCAGCCGCCGTTGCAGCGGTGGCGTTGGGGCAGGCAGCGCAATGCCGGGGCCCAAGGCATCAAGGTCCGTAATCAGCCGAATGCGGGGCAGAAACCCCGCCGGTCCTGCGTCGAAATCATGGCGCAACCGGCGTGCCATTCGGTTGGTGTTGACCAGCAGTTCAACGCGGGCCATCGCCTCGGGCGGGCCATTCTCCAACCGGTCGCAAAGCCCGCGCACCAACCCGCGTGGGAAGTCGACACCGGGGGCGAGGCCAAAGACTCGGGGGCTGTCTTGCGGTTCAAACATCGGCGCCCGCCAAAAGGCTTTCGGCAAGGGGAATGCCGCCGGGATGGCCCACATCGCACCAACGCCCAGTATAGGGCAGGCCAAACAACGTCTCGCGCTGAAGCATCATATCCCACAATAGGTTGAGCGAGAATTTCTCGGCTTCGATATCGGCCAGCAGATCGGTTTTGATGATCTGTATCCCGCCATAGACCTGCCCCGGCCCGCGTTGCAGGCGGCCATCCGGGGCGCGGGTAAAGTCGCCCGTGCCGCCATGGCCAAGGGTGTTTTCCAGCGGCACGGTCATCAATAGCGCTTCCATCCGCGCCGGATCCCACGCTGCTTGCAGCATCGCGAGCGGGTTCGGCCCGGCCCAAAGTGCGTCACTGTTCATGGTGAAAACCGGCCCCGCGCCCAGCAACGGCAGGGCATTGCGCAGCCCGCCGCCGGTGTCGAGGATCTCAGGCGTCTCGATCACGGTCTTAACACCCTGTGCCCGCAGATGGGCATCAAGCTGGTCGGGCAGATAGTGCAGGTTCGCCACGATCCGGGCGGGGGATATCCCGCGGGCGAGGTCCAGCGCGTGGTCGATCAAGGGGCGACCTGCGACCGGCACCATGGGCTTGGGCTGGGTCTGGGTGAGATGTTTCATACGCGTGCCGAACCCGGCCGCGAACATCATGATGGCGTCGGGATAGTCGCGCATTGGCTTTTTAGATGCTCCAAGAATTCGGGGGTCGGAGGGGGCAGCACGCCCGCGATAGAATCCGCCACCGCGGCAAGCGCGGGATGACGCAGGTTATGTTGCAGATGCTGCCACACACGGGGGATCAGATCGACGTAATGCGGTTTGCCATCACGCAGGCAAAGGCGCGCAAAAATGCCCAGAATGCGCAGATTGCGCTGGGCACCAAGCAGCGCATAGGCGCGGCGGAAGGGGGCGGCTTCTTGTTCGGTCTGGGCAAGGTAATAGTCGATGATCTGTGCCTCCACCGCGCGGGGAACATCACGGCGGGCGTCTTGCAGGATTGAGACCAGATCATAGGCCGGATGGCCCAGCAGCGCGTCCTGAAAATCCAGCAAGCCGACGCGCGCGGCACCTTCGCGCTCCGGCAGCCAGAGCAGATTTTCGGCGTGATAGTCGCGCAGGATCACGACCTTGGGCGCGTCATCCAGCGCAGCGGCGAGGGGGCGGAAAGCCTGCGCGAAAGCGGCGCTTGCCACTTGCCCACCCTCGGGTGCGTAAAAGTCGAATGCGGGGGCTACCATATCGGTCA
It encodes:
- a CDS encoding nucleotidyltransferase family protein, giving the protein MRDYPDAIMMFAAGFGTRMKHLTQTQPKPMVPVAGRPLIDHALDLARGISPARIVANLHYLPDQLDAHLRAQGVKTVIETPEILDTGGGLRNALPLLGAGPVFTMNSDALWAGPNPLAMLQAAWDPARMEALLMTVPLENTLGHGGTGDFTRAPDGRLQRGPGQVYGGIQIIKTDLLADIEAEKFSLNLLWDMMLQRETLFGLPYTGRWCDVGHPGGIPLAESLLAGADV
- a CDS encoding aminoglycoside phosphotransferase family protein; the encoded protein is MTERAALIEGFLQTSGWAGATRKLLAGDASNRRYDRLRKENGDRAILMDAPPERGEDVRPFLDVAAHLTACGLSAPQIYHKDSDHGLLLIEDLGDDLFARLMAADPARELPLYRAAADVLVKLHSAPLPELPLCDADWLTDMVAPAFDFYAPEGGQVASAAFAQAFRPLAAALDDAPKVVILRDYHAENLLWLPEREGAARVGLLDFQDALLGHPAYDLVSILQDARRDVPRAVEAQIIDYYLAQTEQEAAPFRRAYALLGAQRNLRILGIFARLCLRDGKPHYVDLIPRVWQHLQHNLRHPALAAVADSIAGVLPPPTPEFLEHLKSQCATIPTPS